In Alloyangia pacifica, the following proteins share a genomic window:
- a CDS encoding indolepyruvate ferredoxin oxidoreductase family protein, translated as MSKQAISLQDRFDLSKSPVLLNGTQALVRLMLMQKERDRAAGLHTAGYVTGYRGSPLGAVDIQMKRAGKLLSENDVLFQEGLNEDLAATALWGSQQAELRGEGKYDGVFGLWYGKGPGVDRSGDVMRHANMAGTSKHGGVLMAMGDDHTGESSTVLHQSEWALVDAYMPVVSPAGVQEVLDFGIYGFALSRFSGLWVGLKTMKDTVEATAVVDGRPDRMSLVTPEFQLPEGGLNIRLGDTPHAQEARMIDYKRFAAEAFSRANGMDKRVWGKPGAKIGLVAAGKNWLDLQHAMSLLNIDEAEAERLGLTTYKVGQTFPLDMKGFHDWAEGLELIVIVEEKRKLIEVQVKEAIFDDRRGRRVYGWYKGGAGGMHREELFPTRGALDPVWIAQKLGEIFVEEGRGTEGIKAGLSALDEARKADNAPDLAARLPYFCSGCPHNTSTKLPEGARAYAGIGCHYMVQWMDRETTGFTHMGGEGVNWVGEAPFSKRSHVFQNLGDGTYNHSGSLAIRAALAAGTNITYKILYNDAVAMTGGQPNEGGLTADRIARELKAMGVEHLAVVYDEKEEVNFDLFPRGIEKFERAEMDAVQKRFEKIGGVSVILYIQTCAAEKRRRRKKGTFPDPDKRVFINTDVCEGCGDCGVQSNCVSIVPAGTELGRKRAIDQSSCNKDYSCLKGFCPSFVTLKGAKMRKGETAEIDLPHLPQPQLPQIDKTHNVVITGVGGTGVVTVGAVLAQAAQIAGMGAGMMEMAGLAQKGGAVHIHLRLAKRPEDISAVRVATGEADALIGGDLVVSAGAKTLGLTKRGRTGAVVNGHEIITGEFTRDTEFQLPFDQLRVALEARMQDRLAIFDATELARIAMGDSIFSNMMILGAAWQQGLLPLPHDAIEEAIRLNGAAVERNLRAFEIGRWAVVHPAEAAALITPKVVEKPKSLDEKIAFREAHLAVYQNRRLAKKYRALLDGIPDKRLREAVAKGYHKLLAYKDEYEVARMHLETRKKAEQTFEPGFEMSFHLAPPMLSKEGSDGRPQKKTYGEGMLKAFGLLAKLKWLRGTALDPFGRTAERKMERALIAQYERDMAEVLPKVRPETLDATVALAELPLQIRGYGPVKEKAERAAAKRREELLAAIHAGGSSMVRAAE; from the coding sequence ATGAGCAAGCAAGCAATTTCCCTGCAGGACAGGTTCGACTTAAGCAAGAGTCCGGTACTTTTGAATGGCACGCAGGCGTTGGTTCGCCTGATGCTGATGCAAAAAGAGCGCGATCGCGCCGCCGGGCTGCATACGGCGGGCTACGTGACGGGCTATCGCGGCTCGCCGCTGGGGGCCGTCGACATCCAGATGAAGCGCGCCGGAAAGCTGCTGTCCGAGAATGACGTGCTCTTCCAGGAAGGGCTGAACGAGGATCTCGCGGCCACGGCGCTCTGGGGCTCGCAACAGGCCGAGCTGCGCGGCGAGGGCAAGTACGACGGTGTCTTCGGCCTTTGGTATGGCAAGGGCCCCGGCGTCGACCGCTCGGGCGACGTCATGCGCCACGCCAACATGGCGGGCACGTCGAAACATGGCGGCGTCCTCATGGCCATGGGCGACGACCACACCGGCGAGAGCTCGACGGTGCTGCACCAGTCCGAATGGGCGCTGGTCGATGCCTACATGCCCGTGGTCTCGCCCGCTGGCGTTCAGGAAGTGCTGGACTTCGGCATCTACGGCTTCGCGCTGTCGCGGTTCTCGGGCCTATGGGTCGGCCTGAAGACGATGAAGGACACGGTCGAGGCCACCGCGGTGGTTGACGGTCGCCCGGACCGCATGTCGCTGGTGACACCCGAGTTCCAATTGCCCGAAGGCGGGCTGAACATCCGCCTCGGCGACACGCCGCACGCGCAGGAAGCGCGGATGATCGACTACAAGCGCTTCGCGGCCGAAGCGTTCTCGCGCGCGAACGGCATGGACAAGCGCGTCTGGGGCAAGCCCGGCGCCAAGATTGGCCTCGTCGCCGCGGGCAAGAACTGGCTCGACCTGCAGCACGCCATGTCGCTGCTGAACATCGACGAGGCCGAGGCCGAGCGTCTTGGCCTCACCACCTACAAGGTGGGCCAGACCTTCCCGCTCGACATGAAGGGCTTCCACGACTGGGCCGAGGGGCTCGAGCTGATCGTCATCGTCGAGGAAAAGCGCAAGCTGATCGAGGTGCAGGTCAAGGAAGCGATCTTCGACGACCGTCGCGGCCGCCGGGTCTATGGCTGGTACAAGGGCGGGGCAGGCGGCATGCACCGCGAAGAGCTCTTCCCCACCCGCGGCGCGCTCGATCCGGTGTGGATCGCGCAGAAGCTCGGCGAGATCTTCGTCGAGGAGGGCCGCGGCACCGAGGGCATCAAGGCCGGGCTTTCGGCGCTCGACGAGGCGCGCAAGGCCGACAACGCCCCCGACCTCGCGGCACGGCTGCCGTATTTCTGCTCGGGCTGTCCGCACAACACCTCGACCAAGCTGCCCGAGGGCGCGCGCGCCTATGCCGGGATCGGCTGCCACTACATGGTGCAATGGATGGACCGCGAGACCACCGGCTTCACCCACATGGGCGGCGAAGGGGTGAACTGGGTCGGCGAGGCGCCCTTCTCCAAGCGCAGCCATGTCTTCCAGAACCTCGGCGACGGCACCTACAACCACTCCGGTTCGCTGGCGATCCGTGCCGCGCTCGCCGCGGGCACCAACATCACCTACAAGATCCTCTACAATGACGCCGTCGCCATGACTGGCGGCCAGCCCAACGAGGGCGGGCTGACGGCAGACCGCATCGCCCGCGAGCTGAAGGCCATGGGCGTCGAGCATCTCGCGGTGGTCTACGACGAGAAGGAGGAGGTGAACTTCGACCTCTTCCCCCGCGGCATCGAGAAATTCGAGCGCGCCGAGATGGACGCCGTGCAGAAGCGCTTTGAGAAGATCGGCGGCGTTTCGGTCATCCTCTATATCCAGACCTGCGCTGCCGAGAAGCGCCGCCGCCGCAAGAAGGGCACCTTCCCCGACCCTGACAAGCGGGTCTTCATCAACACCGATGTCTGCGAGGGCTGCGGCGATTGCGGCGTGCAATCGAACTGCGTCTCGATCGTCCCCGCCGGAACGGAGCTGGGTCGCAAGCGGGCCATTGACCAGTCGAGCTGCAACAAGGACTATTCCTGCCTCAAGGGCTTTTGTCCCTCCTTCGTCACCCTCAAGGGCGCGAAGATGCGCAAGGGCGAGACCGCCGAGATCGACCTGCCGCATCTGCCGCAGCCGCAACTGCCGCAGATCGACAAGACCCACAACGTGGTGATCACCGGCGTCGGCGGCACCGGCGTGGTGACCGTGGGCGCGGTGCTGGCGCAGGCGGCGCAGATCGCCGGCATGGGTGCGGGCATGATGGAGATGGCGGGCCTCGCCCAGAAGGGCGGCGCGGTGCACATCCACCTGCGGCTTGCAAAGCGCCCCGAGGACATCTCGGCGGTGCGCGTGGCGACCGGTGAGGCCGACGCGCTGATCGGCGGCGACCTCGTGGTCAGCGCCGGGGCCAAGACGCTGGGGCTGACGAAACGCGGCCGCACCGGGGCGGTGGTCAACGGACACGAGATCATCACCGGCGAGTTCACCCGCGACACCGAGTTCCAGCTTCCATTCGACCAGCTCCGCGTGGCGCTCGAGGCGCGAATGCAGGACCGGCTGGCGATCTTCGACGCGACCGAGCTGGCACGGATCGCCATGGGCGACTCGATCTTCTCGAACATGATGATCCTCGGCGCCGCCTGGCAGCAGGGGCTCCTGCCGCTGCCGCATGATGCCATCGAGGAGGCGATCCGCCTCAACGGCGCGGCGGTGGAGCGCAACCTGCGCGCCTTCGAGATCGGCCGTTGGGCGGTGGTCCACCCTGCCGAGGCCGCGGCGTTGATCACCCCCAAGGTGGTGGAGAAGCCGAAGTCGCTGGACGAGAAGATCGCCTTCCGTGAAGCGCATCTTGCGGTCTACCAGAACAGGCGGCTGGCGAAGAAATACCGCGCCCTGCTCGACGGCATACCCGACAAGCGCCTGCGCGAGGCGGTGGCCAAGGGCTACCACAAGCTGCTCGCCTACAAGGACGAGTACGAGGTGGCCCGCATGCATCTCGAGACCCGCAAGAAGGCCGAACAGACCTTCGAGCCCGGCTTCGAGATGAGCTTCCACCTTGCCCCGCCGATGCTCTCCAAGGAAGGCTCCGACGGCCGTCCGCAGAAGAAGACCTATGGCGAGGGCATGCTGAAGGCCTTCGGCTTGCTGGCAAAGCTGAAGTGGCTGCGCGGCACTGCGCTCGACCCCTTTGGCCGCACGGCGGAGCGGAAGATGGAGCGCGCCCTCATCGCGCAATACGAGCGCGACATGGCCGAGGTGCTGCCCAAGGTGAGGCCCGAGACGCTCGACGCCACGGTCGCGCTCGCCGAACTGCCGCTGCAGATCCGCGGCTACGGCCCGGTGAAGGAAAAGGCCGAACGCGCTGCCGCCAAGCGTCGCGAAGAGCTGCTTGCCGCCATACACGCCGGCGGCAGCTCCATGGTCAGGGCTGCCGAATAG
- a CDS encoding LysR family transcriptional regulator: MDWDKLRIFHAVADAGSLTHAGDALHLSQSAVSRQIRALEEALDTTLFHRHARGLILTEQGELLFDATAAMVKRIDSATARIRDSEEEVFGELKVTTTHGFGVLWLAPRLTKLYEKFPDLKIDLMLEERVLDLPMREADVAIRMKEPSQADLIRKRLMSIRMRMYASPAYLEANGLPESLEDLSSHRLICQNPNSAQVLSGKALVQKLLTYDIRTGLTVNNYFGVLQAVIANLGIGVLPDYIIEDFPHVVRVLPDVESNEVPVFLAYPEELRHSKRVTAFRDFVQDEIFAHRRQLKAMGAD; the protein is encoded by the coding sequence ATGGATTGGGATAAGCTCAGGATCTTTCACGCTGTCGCTGACGCAGGCAGCCTGACACATGCGGGAGATGCGCTGCATCTGTCGCAATCCGCCGTGTCGCGCCAAATCCGGGCGCTCGAAGAGGCACTGGATACCACCCTTTTCCACCGTCATGCCCGGGGACTGATTCTCACCGAGCAGGGCGAATTGCTGTTCGACGCGACAGCCGCCATGGTGAAACGCATCGACAGCGCCACCGCGCGCATCCGCGACAGCGAGGAAGAGGTCTTCGGCGAACTCAAGGTCACCACGACCCACGGCTTCGGCGTGCTCTGGCTGGCCCCGCGCCTGACCAAGCTTTACGAAAAGTTTCCCGACCTGAAGATCGACCTGATGCTCGAGGAGCGCGTGCTCGACCTGCCGATGCGCGAGGCCGACGTGGCGATCCGCATGAAAGAGCCCAGCCAGGCGGACCTGATCCGCAAGCGGCTGATGTCGATCCGCATGCGCATGTATGCCTCGCCTGCATACCTCGAGGCGAACGGCCTGCCCGAGTCGCTCGAGGATCTCTCGTCGCACCGGCTTATCTGCCAAAATCCCAACTCGGCGCAGGTGCTTTCCGGCAAGGCGCTGGTGCAGAAGCTGCTCACCTATGACATTCGGACGGGTCTCACGGTGAACAACTACTTCGGGGTGCTGCAGGCGGTGATCGCCAACCTCGGCATCGGCGTGCTGCCCGACTACATCATCGAGGATTTCCCGCACGTGGTGCGGGTGCTGCCCGACGTCGAGAGCAACGAGGTGCCCGTGTTCCTCGCCTACCCGGAAGAATTGCGTCATTCCAAGCGGGTAACCGCCTTCCGCGACTTCGTGCAGGACGAAATCTTCGCGCATCGGCGGCAACTCAAGGCGATGGGCGCCGACTGA
- the purL gene encoding phosphoribosylformylglycinamidine synthase subunit PurL — protein sequence MQEPSITEELIAAHGIKPDEYERILQIIGREPTFTELGIFSAMWNEHCSYKSSKIHLRKLPTKGPQVICGPGENAGVVDIGDGQAVIFKMESHNHPSYIEPYQGAATGVGGILRDVFTMGARPIAAMNALSFGEKDHPKTRQLVHGVVEGVGGYGNCFGVPTVGGEVRFHPAYNGNCLVNAFAAGLADTDSIFYSAASGVGRPVVYLGAKTGRDGVGGATMASAEFDETIEEKRPTVQVGDPFTEKRLMEATLELMQTGAVISIQDMGAAGLTCSAVEMGDKGNLGVRLDLEKVPVREKNMTAYEMMLSESQERMLMVLDPAKEAEAKAVFDKWDLDFAIVGETIAEDRFLIVLNGEVKADLPLKALSGTAPEYDRPWVPTPAAEPLADVPGIDPIDGLKALISSPNYCSREWVYEQYDSQVMADTVRIPGFGAGVIRVHGTDKKLAFTSDVTPRYVRANPVEGGKQAVAEAYRNLVSVGARPLATTDNMNFGNPEKPEIMGQFVGAIDGIGAACLALDTPIVSGNVSLYNETDGEPILPTPTIGAVGLIAAGEEPILGYARDGHVALLVGDTAGHLGQSALLAEVFNREEGDAPAVDLEAERRNGEFILANRDWIRSCCDLSDGGLAMAAFEMAEASGVGVQIDAADTPTLFGEDQGRYLIACSFDAAEALMSAASAAGVTLATVGKFTGDTVRFGSSEAPLSELAAAYRGSFGGYFG from the coding sequence ATGCAGGAACCGTCCATCACCGAAGAGCTCATCGCCGCACACGGGATCAAACCCGACGAATACGAGCGGATCCTGCAGATCATCGGCCGCGAGCCGACGTTCACCGAGTTGGGGATCTTCTCGGCCATGTGGAACGAGCACTGCTCCTACAAGAGCTCGAAGATCCACCTGCGCAAGCTGCCGACCAAGGGCCCGCAGGTCATCTGCGGCCCGGGCGAGAACGCCGGCGTCGTCGACATCGGCGACGGCCAGGCGGTCATCTTCAAGATGGAAAGCCACAACCACCCCTCCTACATCGAGCCCTACCAGGGCGCGGCGACGGGCGTGGGCGGCATCCTGCGGGACGTGTTCACCATGGGCGCCCGCCCGATCGCGGCGATGAACGCGCTCAGCTTCGGTGAAAAGGACCACCCCAAGACCCGCCAGCTCGTGCACGGCGTCGTCGAGGGCGTCGGCGGCTACGGCAACTGCTTCGGCGTGCCGACGGTGGGCGGCGAAGTGCGCTTCCACCCGGCCTACAATGGCAACTGCCTGGTCAACGCCTTCGCGGCGGGCCTCGCGGACACCGACAGCATCTTCTACTCCGCCGCCTCGGGCGTCGGCCGCCCGGTCGTGTACCTCGGCGCGAAGACCGGCCGTGACGGTGTCGGTGGCGCGACCATGGCCTCGGCCGAGTTCGACGAGACCATCGAGGAAAAGCGCCCCACTGTGCAGGTCGGCGATCCCTTCACCGAAAAGCGCCTGATGGAAGCCACGCTCGAGCTGATGCAGACCGGCGCGGTGATCTCGATCCAGGACATGGGCGCGGCGGGCCTGACCTGCTCGGCCGTTGAAATGGGTGACAAGGGCAACCTCGGCGTGCGCCTCGACCTCGAGAAGGTACCGGTGCGCGAAAAGAACATGACCGCCTACGAGATGATGCTCTCGGAGAGCCAGGAGCGCATGCTCATGGTGCTCGACCCCGCCAAGGAGGCCGAAGCCAAGGCCGTCTTCGACAAGTGGGACCTCGACTTCGCCATCGTGGGCGAGACCATCGCCGAGGACCGCTTCCTCATCGTGCTGAACGGCGAGGTGAAGGCCGACCTGCCGCTCAAGGCGCTCTCAGGCACCGCGCCCGAGTACGACCGCCCCTGGGTCCCCACCCCCGCCGCTGAACCGCTCGCCGACGTGCCCGGCATCGATCCGATCGACGGGCTGAAGGCGCTTATCTCCTCGCCGAACTACTGCTCGCGCGAATGGGTCTACGAGCAGTACGACAGCCAGGTCATGGCCGACACCGTGCGCATCCCTGGTTTCGGCGCCGGCGTGATCCGCGTGCATGGCACCGACAAGAAGCTGGCCTTCACCTCGGATGTGACGCCGCGCTACGTGCGCGCCAACCCGGTCGAAGGCGGCAAGCAGGCGGTGGCGGAAGCTTATCGCAACCTCGTCTCCGTGGGCGCCCGCCCGCTGGCGACCACCGACAACATGAACTTCGGCAACCCCGAGAAGCCCGAGATCATGGGCCAGTTCGTCGGCGCTATCGACGGCATCGGCGCGGCCTGTCTTGCGCTCGACACGCCCATCGTCTCGGGCAACGTCTCGCTCTACAACGAGACCGACGGCGAGCCGATCCTGCCGACGCCGACCATCGGCGCGGTTGGGCTGATCGCCGCCGGCGAAGAGCCGATCCTCGGCTATGCGCGCGACGGCCATGTGGCGCTGCTGGTCGGCGACACCGCCGGCCACCTCGGCCAGTCCGCCCTGCTTGCAGAGGTGTTCAATCGCGAGGAAGGCGACGCGCCCGCGGTCGATCTCGAGGCCGAGCGCCGCAACGGCGAGTTCATCCTCGCCAACCGCGACTGGATCCGCAGCTGCTGCGACCTGTCGGACGGTGGCCTCGCCATGGCGGCCTTCGAGATGGCAGAAGCCTCGGGCGTCGGCGTGCAGATCGACGCGGCGGATACCCCTACCCTCTTCGGTGAGGACCAGGGCCGCTACCTCATCGCCTGCAGCTTCGACGCCGCCGAAGCGCTGATGAGCGCGGCCTCGGCAGCGGGCGTCACGCTGGCGACTGTCGGCAAGTTCACCGGCGACACGGTCCGCTTCGGAAGCAGCGAAGCCCCGCTCTCGGAACTGGCGGCCGCCTACCGCGGCAGCTTCGGCGGCTACTTCGGCTGA
- a CDS encoding LysR family transcriptional regulator: protein MNNWDDLRFLVALSKTGTMTAAAKLLGTNTATVSRRIERLSETLGVPAFVKTADGWRPSEAVRELINVAQNFDGQLKSTLNNQGAGLDIDSVSLSLGASPIIASLVLFPGLGPQADLLANVQLTVTERREREGLGENDLVVQFGRPDQGRIVARKAGEMSFRPYRFRDSDAEGGWVGLNTSTSRSRILRQAYDVFGKEPKITVDNFIALHRLMQITRMAGPLPDLLACQTPDLVPAAPEAAPEKLECWLFYHESRRTDSGMRRAVDWIIQCFEASDALAATAAARD, encoded by the coding sequence ATGAACAATTGGGACGACCTTCGGTTCCTCGTAGCACTTTCCAAGACCGGCACGATGACCGCAGCGGCGAAGCTGCTGGGCACCAATACCGCGACCGTATCGCGCCGGATCGAACGCCTTTCCGAAACGCTCGGTGTGCCCGCCTTCGTCAAGACGGCCGATGGATGGCGCCCCTCCGAGGCGGTGCGCGAGTTGATCAACGTCGCGCAGAACTTTGACGGTCAGCTCAAGTCGACGCTCAACAACCAGGGCGCGGGGCTCGACATCGACTCCGTCTCTCTGAGCCTCGGCGCCTCGCCGATCATCGCCTCGCTGGTTCTGTTTCCCGGGCTCGGCCCGCAGGCCGACCTACTGGCCAATGTGCAACTGACGGTCACCGAGCGTCGCGAGCGCGAGGGCCTGGGCGAGAATGACCTCGTGGTGCAGTTCGGACGCCCCGACCAGGGCCGCATCGTTGCCCGCAAGGCCGGCGAAATGAGCTTCCGCCCCTATCGGTTCCGCGACAGCGATGCAGAGGGCGGCTGGGTCGGGCTGAACACCAGCACGAGCCGCTCGCGCATCTTGCGGCAGGCCTATGATGTCTTCGGCAAGGAGCCGAAGATCACTGTCGACAACTTCATCGCCCTGCACCGGCTCATGCAGATCACGCGGATGGCAGGCCCCTTGCCCGATCTTTTGGCATGCCAGACACCGGATCTCGTACCCGCTGCACCCGAGGCGGCGCCAGAAAAGCTGGAATGTTGGCTCTTCTATCATGAGAGCCGCAGGACGGACTCTGGCATGCGCCGCGCCGTGGACTGGATTATTCAATGTTTCGAGGCGTCTGACGCCCTAGCCGCGACAGCTGCGGCGCGTGACTAA